A single genomic interval of Scylla paramamosain isolate STU-SP2022 chromosome 4, ASM3559412v1, whole genome shotgun sequence harbors:
- the LOC135097286 gene encoding uncharacterized protein LOC135097286 produces the protein MMHILCVLMYAFLLLLPLIMLLFLWAKCSSITRLLAIIRDDMLPDARRKCSLYPILIFLYGFVEYLTCSFYRYLWFGSMSYISAAYKMAVWYTVLSLSFICTFPLMLALTGGYVLRAALIRTNDELHQLTSQPPVAPLQQAFRVLRGRYVCLRRFHQQMADLLCFPILIWSLEKLLVIMFNVFYVIDSYKKTDLYMSISIISLTLGYMVSLYVFTSFADHITLQAAAPQSILLDADVATEPEKTDPDVEAQVARLLKVCERPLVIRPFGLYTVSRSNLLAIVLTVSTYAVVLLQFNAEDLASGTLPLPGNCSCPYPDGSLH, from the exons ATGATGCACATCTTGTGTGTACTCATGTACGCATTCCTCTTACTGTTGCCTCTCATCATGCTGCTCTTCCTGTGGGCGAAGTGTTCCAGCATCACACGACTCCTCGCTATTATCAGAGACGACATGCTGCCCGACGCTAGGAGGAAGTGCTCATTGTATCcgattttgatatttttatacGGTTTTGTTGAATATTTGACATGCTCTTTTTATCGATATCTATGGTTCGGAAGTATGTCATATATATCTGCTGCCTATAAGATGGCAGTCTGGTACACAgtgctctctctgtctttcatctGCACCTTTCCCTTGATGCTGGCGCTGACCGGCGGCTACGTTCTCCGCGCCGCTCTTATACGCACCAACGACGAACTGCACCAACTCACGTCCCAGCCTCCAGTGGCTCCCCTGCAGCAGGCATTTCGAGTACTCCGTGGTCGCTACGTCTGCCTGCGTCGCTTCCACCAGCAGATGGCAGACCTCCTTTGCTTTCCAATACTGATCTGGTCCCTTGAGAAACTTCTTGTTATAATGTTCAATGTTTTTTATGTTATCGATAGCTATAAGAAAACGGATCTTTACATGAGCATTTCGATAATCAGCTTGACTCTGGGATATATGGTGTCCTTGTATGTGTTTACCTCCTTTGCTGATCATATCACACTTCAG GCCGCGGCGCCGCAAAGCATCCTGCTTGATGCAGACGTGGCCACCGAGCCTGAGAAGACTGATCCTGATGTCGAGGCGCAG GTGGCGAGGCTCCTGAAGGTCTGTGAGAGGCCGCTGGTCATCCGTCCCTTTGGCCTGTACACTGTCTCACGCTCCAATCTACTGGCG ATTGTCTTAACTGTCTCGACCTACGCGGTGGTGTTGCTGCAGTTCAACGCGGAGGACCTTGCATCTGGAACACTGCCATTGCCGGGAAACTGCAGCTGCCCTTATCCTGATGGTTCTCTGCATTGA